A window from Deltaproteobacteria bacterium HGW-Deltaproteobacteria-18 encodes these proteins:
- a CDS encoding hydrogenase — MYIFDTIMNRMRRGCQTMPYPKGPAPALPDRHGGALRLDASACPAGCAECIPVCPTEAITREPDQAARLDLGRCLFCGDCLEACPSGAITRTDDHRLAVRHREDLILGERGKEELRLAAALDRKMKSLLGRSLRLRQVSAGGCSACEADINVLGTIGWDLGRFGIQYVASPRHADGVLITGPVTKGMELALQKTWEAVPEPRIAIALGACAISGGPFVGHPQHNGGADPVIPIDLYIPGCPPHPLTILDGFLRLLDRLPRHNR, encoded by the coding sequence ATGTACATATTCGACACCATCATGAACCGGATGCGGCGCGGTTGCCAGACCATGCCCTACCCCAAGGGGCCGGCCCCTGCCCTGCCGGACCGCCACGGCGGCGCCCTGCGCCTTGACGCCTCGGCCTGTCCGGCTGGCTGCGCGGAATGCATTCCGGTTTGCCCCACCGAGGCCATCACCCGCGAACCGGACCAGGCTGCACGCCTCGATCTTGGCCGCTGCCTGTTCTGCGGAGACTGTCTGGAGGCCTGCCCCAGCGGGGCCATCACCAGGACGGACGACCATCGCCTGGCCGTGCGCCACCGCGAGGATCTGATCCTGGGCGAACGCGGCAAGGAGGAACTGCGGCTGGCGGCGGCCCTGGACAGGAAGATGAAAAGCCTGCTGGGCCGCTCCCTGCGCCTGCGGCAGGTCAGTGCGGGCGGATGTAGCGCCTGCGAGGCGGACATCAACGTGCTCGGCACCATCGGCTGGGATCTGGGACGTTTTGGCATCCAGTACGTGGCCTCGCCCCGCCATGCCGACGGTGTTCTCATAACCGGGCCCGTGACCAAAGGCATGGAACTGGCACTGCAAAAAACCTGGGAGGCTGTGCCCGAGCCGCGCATCGCCATCGCCCTGGGCGCCTGCGCCATCAGCGGCGGCCCTTTCGTCGGCCATCCCCAGCACAACGGCGGAGCGGACCCCGTCATCCCCATCGACCTCTACATCCCCGGCTGCCCACCGCACCCGCTGACCATCCTGGACGGCTTCCTGCGACTGCTGGACCGGCTGCCCAGGCACAACCGTTGA
- the groL gene encoding chaperonin GroEL, whose translation MAAKIIKFDAKAREKLKIGVDTLANAVKVTLGPKGRNVVIEKSFGSPIITKDGVTVAKEIELEDKFENMGAQMVKEVASKTSDIAGDGTTTATILAQAIFTEGIKLVAAGRNPMSIKRGIDKAVEAVIASLDKLAKPTRDQKEIAQVGTISANNDATIGNIIAEAMGKVGKEGVITVEEAKGLETNLDVVEGMQFDRGYLSPYFVTNPDKMVCEMDSPLILINEKKISNMKELLPVLEQAAKMGKPLVIIAEDIEGEALATLVVNKLRGTLQVVAVKAPGFGERRKAMLQDIAILTGGEVVSDDLGVKLESIALNQLGSAKRVVIDKENTTIVDGSGEAEAIKARVKQIRNEIEETSSDYDREKLQERLAKIVGGVAVINVGAATETEMKEKKARVEDALNATRAAVEEGIVPGGGVALVRCQSALDSVKPADDDEAAGVQVIRRAIEEPIRQICGNAGVEGAVVIDKVRNGKEDFGYNAATGEYEDLLKSGVIDPKKVTRIALQNAASVASLLLTTECAIAEKPKEEAAPAMPGGGMGGMGGMY comes from the coding sequence ATGGCTGCTAAAATTATCAAGTTTGATGCCAAGGCCCGTGAAAAACTGAAAATCGGCGTGGACACCCTGGCCAATGCCGTCAAGGTCACCCTCGGACCCAAGGGCCGCAACGTTGTCATCGAAAAGTCCTTCGGCTCCCCCATCATCACCAAGGACGGCGTAACCGTCGCCAAGGAAATCGAACTGGAAGACAAGTTCGAGAACATGGGCGCCCAGATGGTCAAGGAAGTCGCCTCCAAGACTTCCGACATCGCCGGCGACGGAACCACCACCGCCACCATCCTGGCCCAGGCCATCTTCACCGAAGGCATCAAGCTGGTTGCCGCCGGTCGCAACCCCATGTCCATCAAGCGCGGCATCGACAAGGCTGTTGAAGCCGTCATCGCGAGCCTGGACAAGCTGGCCAAGCCCACCCGCGACCAGAAGGAAATCGCCCAGGTCGGCACCATTTCCGCCAACAACGACGCCACCATCGGCAACATCATTGCCGAAGCCATGGGCAAGGTCGGCAAGGAAGGCGTCATCACCGTTGAAGAAGCCAAGGGCCTTGAGACCAACCTGGACGTCGTCGAAGGCATGCAGTTCGACCGCGGCTACCTGTCCCCCTACTTCGTGACCAACCCTGACAAGATGGTCTGCGAGATGGATTCCCCGCTGATCCTGATCAACGAAAAGAAGATCTCCAACATGAAGGAACTGCTCCCCGTTCTGGAGCAGGCCGCCAAGATGGGCAAGCCCCTGGTCATCATCGCCGAAGACATCGAAGGCGAAGCCCTGGCTACCCTGGTTGTCAACAAGCTGCGTGGCACCCTGCAGGTCGTGGCCGTCAAGGCTCCCGGCTTTGGCGAGCGCCGCAAGGCCATGCTGCAGGACATCGCCATCCTGACCGGTGGCGAAGTCGTTTCCGATGATCTGGGCGTCAAGCTCGAGAGCATCGCCCTGAACCAGCTCGGTTCCGCCAAGCGCGTTGTCATCGATAAGGAAAACACCACCATCGTTGACGGTTCCGGCGAAGCCGAGGCCATCAAGGCCCGCGTGAAGCAGATCCGCAACGAAATCGAGGAGACCTCCTCCGATTACGATCGCGAAAAGCTGCAGGAGCGTCTGGCCAAGATCGTTGGCGGCGTTGCCGTGATCAACGTTGGCGCAGCCACCGAGACCGAAATGAAGGAAAAGAAGGCCCGCGTGGAAGACGCCCTGAACGCCACCCGCGCTGCCGTTGAAGAAGGCATCGTGCCTGGCGGCGGCGTCGCCCTGGTGCGCTGCCAGTCCGCCCTGGATTCCGTCAAGCCCGCCGATGACGACGAAGCCGCAGGCGTACAGGTCATCCGTCGCGCCATCGAGGAGCCCATCCGTCAGATCTGCGGCAACGCAGGTGTTGAAGGCGCCGTGGTCATCGACAAGGTCCGCAACGGCAAGGAAGACTTCGGTTACAACGCCGCCACCGGCGAATACGAAGACCTGCTCAAGTCCGGCGTCATCGATCCCAAGAAGGTGACCCGCATTGCCCTGCAGAACGCCGCTTCTGTAGCCTCCCTGCTGCTCACCACCGAGTGCGCCATCGCAGAGAAGCCCAAGGAAGAGGCTGCCCCGGCCATGCCCGGTGGCGGCATGGGCGGCATGGGCGGCATGTACTAA
- a CDS encoding co-chaperone GroES, whose protein sequence is MKLRPLHDRILVKRLEEEQVTKGGIIIPDSAKEKPIKGEVVAAGPGKVADDGKQIPMGVKTGDKVIFNKYAGTEIKIDGEELLIMREDDILAVIEA, encoded by the coding sequence ATGAAACTCAGACCACTGCACGACCGTATTCTGGTCAAGCGTCTCGAAGAGGAGCAGGTAACCAAAGGCGGCATCATCATCCCCGATTCCGCAAAGGAAAAGCCCATCAAGGGTGAAGTGGTTGCCGCTGGTCCGGGCAAGGTTGCTGATGACGGAAAGCAGATCCCCATGGGCGTCAAGACTGGCGACAAGGTGATTTTCAACAAGTACGCCGGCACCGAGATCAAGATCGATGGTGAGGAACTGCTCATCATGCGTGAAGACGACATCCTCGCTGTTATTGAAGCCTAA
- a CDS encoding serine--tRNA ligase, producing the protein MLDIKFIRSNPDEVKDGLRKRRSKLDLEPFLAIDQKRRDLLLEAEELKARRNQASGEMARMKKAGENAEALLAELGIMSTRIKALDEELKDIEQQTADWVMSIPNVPHSSIPEGVDEADNLEVRSWGEKPALPFTPREHWELGTALGGLDFETAAKITGSRFVILKGWAAKLERALISFMLDVQTLENGYDEVMPPVIVNRESLMGTGQLPKFEEDLFHLENTSYYLIPTAEVPVTNIYRDTTLAESALPIAHCAYTACFRSEAGSYGKDTKGMIRQHQFDKVELVRFVHPDSSYNELEKLLGHAESILQKLGLHYRVVTLCAGDLGFSSAKTYDIEVWLPGQDKYREISSCSNFEDFQARRAGIRFKPADAKKSRLVHTLNGSGLAVGRTMVAILENYQQADGSVIVPEVLRPYMNGLEKIELKKA; encoded by the coding sequence ATGCTCGACATCAAATTTATCAGATCAAACCCGGACGAGGTCAAAGACGGACTGCGCAAACGCCGCAGCAAGCTGGACCTTGAACCGTTCCTGGCCATCGACCAAAAAAGGCGCGACCTGCTCCTTGAGGCCGAAGAGTTGAAAGCCCGGCGCAACCAGGCCTCCGGCGAGATGGCCCGGATGAAAAAGGCCGGCGAGAACGCAGAAGCGCTCCTGGCTGAGCTTGGCATCATGTCGACGCGCATCAAGGCGCTGGACGAAGAGCTCAAAGACATCGAACAGCAGACCGCCGACTGGGTCATGTCCATCCCCAACGTCCCTCACTCCTCCATCCCCGAAGGCGTGGACGAAGCGGACAACCTGGAAGTGCGCAGTTGGGGCGAAAAACCCGCCCTGCCCTTCACCCCCAGGGAGCATTGGGAACTCGGAACGGCCCTTGGCGGACTCGATTTCGAGACTGCGGCCAAGATCACGGGCAGCCGTTTCGTGATCCTCAAGGGATGGGCCGCAAAGCTGGAGCGCGCGTTGATCAGCTTCATGCTCGACGTGCAGACCCTTGAGAACGGCTACGACGAGGTCATGCCCCCGGTCATCGTCAACCGTGAGAGCCTCATGGGCACGGGGCAGCTGCCAAAATTCGAGGAGGATCTCTTCCATCTCGAAAACACGAGTTACTATCTCATCCCCACGGCCGAGGTCCCGGTGACCAACATCTACCGCGACACGACCCTAGCCGAATCCGCGCTGCCCATCGCCCACTGCGCGTACACCGCGTGCTTCAGGTCCGAAGCCGGCTCCTATGGCAAGGACACCAAGGGCATGATCCGCCAGCACCAGTTCGACAAGGTCGAGCTGGTCCGTTTCGTCCATCCCGATTCATCATATAATGAGCTGGAAAAACTCCTTGGTCACGCCGAGAGCATCCTGCAGAAGCTTGGCCTGCATTACCGAGTGGTCACCCTGTGCGCCGGGGACCTGGGCTTCTCCTCGGCCAAGACCTACGACATCGAGGTCTGGCTGCCCGGCCAGGACAAATACCGCGAGATCTCGTCCTGCTCCAATTTCGAGGACTTTCAGGCCCGCCGGGCGGGAATCCGCTTCAAACCCGCGGACGCCAAGAAGAGCAGACTGGTTCATACCCTGAACGGATCGGGCCTGGCCGTGGGTCGAACCATGGTCGCCATCCTTGAAAACTACCAGCAGGCCGACGGTTCGGTAATCGTGCCTGAAGTCCTGCGCCCTTACATGAACGGACTGGAAAAAATTGAATTGAAAAAAGCCTGA
- a CDS encoding histidine kinase — MDVVHKGVRRPCPLSQGIPEKIMREQIFFVDSDSNHSGTHATRPDRHIAALLAFLLLVFILQVPRIAEASKPSPPVISAAEIDYPPFSIVDEGGSAGGFSVELLRAALAAMGRDVTFRTGPWNEVKGWLEKGDVQVLPLVGRTPEREELFDFTVPYMTLHGAIVVRFGTEDIRDLADLRGRRVGVMRGDNAEEFLRREERGIHLQTAPTFEQALHELSQGHYDAVVVQRLVALRLIPQTGLANLQVVDKPVEDFRQDFCFAVKKGDSRMLALLNEGLAIVIADGTYRRLHSRWFAALELPKDRRIVVGGDHRYPPFEYLDEKGNPAGFNVELTRMIAREMGFDVDIRLGPWTEVLLDLERGKIDAVQGMFYSVERDRKFDFTQAHSVNNYVAVVRRGENFDPLSLSDLKGRSIVVQKGDVVHDYLLQRGLESQIFTVETQEDMLRELAEGKYDCALTSRIIALNIIKARGWTNLQLGQNSFFSMDYSYAVPNGHAALLAQFSEGLRVVKDSGEYRRLYEKWMGVYEQPSQALVSILRKIAMILVPLLLLLFGFFLWTWTLRRQVKTRTRELQQSEERFRVLHNASFGGIAIHDKGVILDCNQGLSDITGYSTDELTGMNGLMLISEKFRDLVMSNILSGFESPYEVKGIRKNGEEYPVRLEARNIPYKQTNVRVTEFRDITEQKRAEKALLQAKEQAESASQAKSEFLANMSHEIRTPINGVMGMLQLLETTPLDSEQSIYIRMATEAANRLTRLLSDILDLSRVEAGKMEIRQAPFQVREILDSVSGLFAVTARNKGVALECNLAPGMPEVLVGDETRVRQVLFNLVGNALKFTERGRVVVDIEAISAKDDGVYGVHFCVKDTGIGIAEDRIGDIFEPFRQVENSFARNYQGAGLGLSIVQRLVDLMGGTITIESAPGEGTSVHVALPFKIPGNTPSSTVETSFPGTGDRLRVLLVEDDPSNRIPTQKLLEKVGHEVALAENGRQAIELLSAKDFDCVLMDIQMAVMDGIEATRIIRGSDTLGPKTAIPIIALTAYAMDGDKEKFLAAGMDGYVAKPVKIEELLQKISEALAGKRR; from the coding sequence ATGGATGTAGTCCACAAGGGTGTCAGACGACCATGCCCATTATCCCAAGGTATTCCGGAAAAAATAATGAGAGAGCAAATTTTCTTTGTGGACAGCGACTCGAACCATTCGGGCACTCATGCAACCAGACCGGATCGGCACATCGCTGCACTGCTCGCGTTCCTGCTGCTTGTCTTCATCCTGCAAGTACCGCGAATTGCCGAGGCATCCAAGCCATCGCCACCCGTCATCTCGGCCGCCGAAATCGACTATCCGCCTTTTTCCATTGTTGACGAAGGAGGCAGTGCAGGTGGTTTTTCCGTGGAACTTCTGCGAGCCGCCCTTGCCGCCATGGGCCGTGACGTCACCTTTCGCACGGGGCCCTGGAACGAAGTCAAAGGCTGGCTGGAAAAAGGGGACGTGCAGGTCCTGCCGCTGGTTGGCCGCACGCCCGAGCGCGAAGAACTCTTTGATTTCACAGTGCCCTACATGACCCTGCATGGGGCCATCGTGGTGCGCTTCGGGACGGAAGATATCCGGGACTTGGCCGATCTCAGAGGACGGCGTGTGGGCGTCATGCGCGGCGACAATGCCGAGGAATTTTTACGGCGAGAAGAGCGTGGCATACACCTCCAAACCGCACCCACCTTCGAACAAGCCCTGCACGAACTTTCACAGGGACATTATGACGCCGTTGTCGTGCAACGCCTTGTGGCCTTGCGCCTCATCCCACAAACCGGACTTGCAAATCTACAGGTTGTCGACAAGCCCGTTGAGGATTTTCGTCAGGATTTCTGCTTTGCCGTCAAAAAAGGCGATAGCCGCATGCTGGCCTTGCTGAACGAAGGGCTCGCCATCGTCATTGCCGACGGGACCTATCGTCGCCTTCACTCACGCTGGTTCGCCGCCCTTGAGTTGCCGAAAGATCGTCGCATCGTTGTGGGAGGGGATCATCGCTATCCTCCGTTCGAGTATCTGGACGAAAAGGGAAACCCGGCCGGTTTCAATGTCGAACTGACCCGGATGATTGCCAGGGAAATGGGGTTTGACGTTGACATCCGGCTTGGGCCTTGGACTGAGGTCCTGCTCGATCTGGAACGAGGCAAAATTGATGCAGTACAAGGAATGTTTTATTCTGTGGAAAGAGACCGTAAATTTGACTTCACCCAAGCCCACTCGGTCAACAATTACGTAGCGGTGGTGCGACGCGGAGAAAACTTTGATCCGCTTTCACTCAGCGATCTTAAAGGCAGGAGCATCGTCGTCCAGAAAGGAGACGTGGTCCACGACTATCTGTTGCAGCGAGGCCTGGAGTCTCAGATTTTCACGGTGGAGACCCAGGAGGACATGCTTAGGGAGTTGGCCGAGGGGAAATACGACTGCGCGCTGACCTCCCGCATCATTGCCCTGAACATCATCAAGGCACGCGGATGGACAAATTTGCAGTTGGGTCAGAATTCTTTCTTTTCAATGGATTACAGCTACGCAGTGCCGAATGGTCACGCAGCGCTTCTGGCGCAGTTCAGCGAGGGTTTGCGGGTTGTCAAGGATTCCGGCGAATACCGCCGTCTCTACGAAAAATGGATGGGTGTGTACGAACAGCCAAGCCAGGCACTTGTTTCCATCCTGCGTAAAATCGCCATGATTCTGGTGCCGCTCCTTCTTCTTCTGTTCGGGTTTTTCCTTTGGACTTGGACACTGCGTAGGCAGGTGAAAACGAGGACACGGGAGCTGCAGCAAAGCGAGGAACGTTTCAGAGTCCTTCACAATGCCTCTTTCGGCGGCATCGCCATTCACGACAAGGGTGTCATTCTGGACTGCAATCAGGGGCTCTCCGACATAACCGGCTACTCCACTGATGAACTGACCGGGATGAACGGCCTTATGCTCATATCCGAAAAATTCCGTGATCTGGTTATGAGCAATATCCTGTCAGGATTCGAAAGCCCCTATGAGGTGAAAGGCATTCGCAAAAACGGGGAAGAATATCCCGTTCGTCTCGAAGCGCGGAACATCCCGTATAAACAGACGAATGTACGGGTTACGGAGTTTCGGGACATCACTGAACAAAAACGGGCTGAAAAAGCTCTGCTCCAGGCAAAGGAGCAGGCAGAGTCCGCCAGTCAGGCGAAAAGTGAATTTCTTGCCAACATGAGCCATGAGATTCGTACCCCCATCAACGGGGTCATGGGCATGCTGCAACTCCTCGAAACCACTCCGCTTGATTCCGAGCAATCCATCTACATCCGGATGGCCACGGAAGCCGCCAACAGGCTGACCAGGCTGCTCTCGGACATCCTTGATCTCTCCAGGGTGGAGGCGGGCAAGATGGAGATTCGCCAAGCACCCTTTCAGGTTCGGGAGATCCTCGATTCCGTGTCCGGACTTTTCGCCGTCACGGCTAGAAACAAGGGTGTGGCCCTGGAATGCAACCTTGCCCCGGGCATGCCCGAAGTCCTGGTCGGAGATGAAACGCGGGTGCGCCAGGTGCTTTTCAATCTGGTGGGCAACGCCCTCAAATTCACGGAGCGCGGCAGGGTCGTTGTGGACATCGAGGCCATATCCGCAAAGGATGACGGCGTTTATGGCGTGCATTTTTGCGTCAAGGATACGGGCATCGGCATCGCAGAAGACAGGATTGGTGATATCTTTGAACCCTTCCGTCAGGTCGAAAACTCTTTCGCCCGCAATTACCAGGGAGCAGGCTTGGGCCTGTCCATAGTGCAACGACTGGTCGACCTCATGGGCGGGACCATCACCATAGAAAGCGCACCCGGCGAAGGCACGAGCGTGCATGTAGCCCTGCCCTTCAAGATTCCCGGAAACACGCCCTCGAGCACTGTCGAAACGTCTTTCCCCGGAACAGGCGACAGATTGCGAGTGCTCCTGGTCGAGGACGATCCGTCCAACCGCATTCCCACCCAGAAGTTGCTGGAAAAGGTCGGGCACGAGGTCGCCCTGGCCGAAAATGGCAGGCAGGCTATTGAGCTGCTCTCTGCAAAAGACTTCGACTGCGTCCTCATGGACATCCAGATGGCCGTCATGGACGGCATCGAGGCGACGCGCATCATCCGAGGCTCAGACACCCTCGGCCCCAAAACGGCCATCCCCATCATCGCCCTGACCGCCTACGCCATGGACGGAGACAAGGAAAAATTCCTGGCTGCCGGCATGGACGGATATGTAGCCAAGCCCGTCAAGATTGAGGAACTCCTGCAGAAAATATCCGAAGCGCTGGCAGGGAAGCGGCGTTAG